From the genome of Bordetella sp. H567, one region includes:
- a CDS encoding molybdate ABC transporter substrate-binding protein has translation MKLNLFSGGAAKAVVTGLQADFEQRHGATLDASFGAVGTMRDKLLAGAPCDVIILSDALIKDLEKQGHVVAGSARPLGRVETGVAVRTGTPPVTVADGASLKATLAAARGLYVPHLKQSTAGQHIADVLRRLGLDEALADRIHEYPNGAVAMGELAKTTGDGMVGCTQVTEILYTPGVTLVGQLPEEYGLSTVYTAACCSKASYPEAAKAFVETLGGAASLALRKQAGFVV, from the coding sequence ATGAAATTGAACCTCTTCAGCGGCGGCGCCGCGAAAGCCGTCGTGACCGGCCTGCAGGCCGACTTCGAACAGCGCCATGGCGCCACGCTGGACGCCAGCTTCGGCGCGGTGGGAACCATGCGTGACAAGCTGCTGGCCGGTGCGCCCTGCGACGTCATCATTCTTTCCGATGCCTTGATCAAGGACCTGGAAAAGCAGGGGCATGTAGTTGCAGGCAGCGCGCGCCCGCTGGGACGCGTCGAAACGGGCGTGGCGGTGCGCACAGGCACGCCGCCCGTTACCGTCGCCGACGGGGCCTCGCTGAAAGCCACGCTGGCCGCCGCGCGTGGCCTGTATGTTCCCCACTTGAAACAATCGACCGCCGGGCAGCACATCGCGGACGTGCTGCGCAGGCTCGGCCTGGACGAAGCGCTCGCGGACCGCATACACGAATATCCGAACGGCGCGGTTGCGATGGGTGAGTTGGCCAAGACGACCGGCGACGGCATGGTCGGCTGCACGCAGGTGACGGAAATCCTGTACACGCCGGGCGTGACGCTGGTAGGGCAACTGCCGGAAGAATACGGATTGAGCACCGTCTACACGGCGGCCTGCTGCAGCAAGGCAAGCTATCCCGAGGCGGCCAAGGCTTTCGTGGAGACCCTGGGCGGCGCGGCCTCCCTGGCGCTGCGCAAGCAGGCGGGTTTCGTGGTCTGA
- a CDS encoding 2-oxoglutarate and iron-dependent oxygenase domain-containing protein produces the protein MSAASHPNGAIPIVDISPLLLRNDVKGMKRALRRMRKAARETGLFYLEGHQTPLALLRRVYLSSLCDLELGPEFKIGLSTKEGGHRYIANRKGIFAGRCTSAAEECALPLVEHYYDRIFDLCRSLLERCAMALEAPVDLFQGVLASPVLHGRLLHHPPSASIQDGDMDEGLQPYGSVVIPWTQEVDAIRLDDDASSLRPLPARGRLNFRVADAMARLSTDLHISAPHRLIDESGRETYLIPVFHGSENNIRLEWSTHCFLTEQPDSYSRVYDSATNIAVDCTGFSGPYPCASLYLTVQC, from the coding sequence ATGAGCGCTGCTTCCCATCCGAATGGTGCCATTCCGATTGTCGACATCTCGCCCCTCTTACTGCGTAACGATGTCAAAGGAATGAAGCGCGCACTGCGCCGCATGCGCAAGGCCGCCCGGGAGACGGGCCTGTTCTACCTCGAGGGACACCAAACACCCCTCGCGCTCTTGCGTCGAGTCTACCTGAGCTCGCTATGCGATTTGGAACTCGGGCCAGAATTCAAAATTGGATTGTCGACAAAAGAAGGGGGCCATCGGTATATCGCCAACAGGAAGGGGATTTTCGCCGGGAGGTGCACCAGTGCGGCGGAGGAATGCGCGCTCCCCCTTGTCGAACACTATTACGACCGGATTTTTGATTTATGCCGGTCGCTTCTGGAACGCTGTGCAATGGCATTGGAGGCGCCTGTCGATTTATTTCAAGGCGTTTTGGCCAGCCCGGTGCTGCACGGGCGGTTGCTGCACCATCCTCCATCCGCGTCCATCCAGGATGGCGATATGGACGAGGGGCTTCAGCCGTATGGCAGCGTCGTTATTCCATGGACGCAGGAGGTTGATGCCATAAGGCTCGATGACGACGCATCCAGCTTGCGGCCGCTGCCCGCCCGCGGCCGATTAAACTTCCGCGTCGCTGATGCGATGGCGCGCTTGTCCACGGATCTGCATATTTCCGCGCCGCATCGCCTTATCGATGAGTCGGGGCGCGAAACCTACCTGATTCCTGTATTCCATGGCAGTGAAAATAATATCCGCCTCGAATGGTCGACCCACTGCTTTCTGACAGAACAACCAGACAGTTATTCCCGCGTATATGACTCGGCAACGAATATAGCTGTTGATTGCACAGGTTTTTCCGGCCCCTACCCTTGCGCGTCTCTGTACCTTACAGTACAGTGCTAG
- a CDS encoding nuclear transport factor 2 family protein encodes MTSRPPLPPFSRESAMQKVRLAEDGWNSRNPEKVSLAYTEDTVWRNRAEFVHGRGQVVEFLTRKWRKELDYRLIKELWAHDGNRIAVRYAYEWHDDSGNWFRSYGNENWEFDDAGLMKYRHASINDVPIRESERKFHWPFGPRPAEHPGLSDLGL; translated from the coding sequence ATGACTTCACGCCCCCCACTGCCCCCTTTCTCCCGCGAATCCGCCATGCAGAAGGTCCGCCTCGCGGAGGATGGGTGGAACAGCCGCAACCCTGAAAAGGTTTCCCTGGCCTATACCGAAGACACCGTCTGGCGCAACCGCGCCGAATTCGTGCACGGCCGCGGCCAGGTAGTGGAGTTCCTGACGCGAAAATGGCGCAAGGAACTGGACTACCGCCTGATCAAGGAGCTGTGGGCCCACGACGGCAACCGCATCGCGGTGCGTTACGCTTACGAGTGGCACGACGACTCGGGCAATTGGTTTCGTTCCTACGGCAACGAGAATTGGGAGTTCGACGACGCGGGGCTGATGAAGTACCGCCATGCGTCGATCAACGACGTTCCGATCCGGGAATCGGAACGCAAGTTCCACTGGCCCTTCGGGCCGCGCCCGGCCGAGCATCCGGGATTGAGCGACCTGGGGCTGTAG
- a CDS encoding GntR family transcriptional regulator yields the protein MSTHTLSAGVPVYHQIAQVLRRRIQAGEWGQGNQLATEQALCREFGVSRTTVRHALSQLKQEGLLSSQRGVGTRRVGEPARSKYVSNLSDPLHATLASDPRVVSSEMVSARGPIADFLGLNEGELLFKLIRVHYLDNEPLSVVESYLPALMQGAIDQYPHRSLHDIMWNDFDLKVAKSVHTISVSRAETHVANLLRIGLGDPVMHVQASTYLQDGRPIRWTDNFFREDRYQYTAEFFWEPPQSPAAPSGSQQERS from the coding sequence ATGTCGACGCATACCTTATCTGCCGGAGTACCCGTCTATCACCAGATTGCGCAGGTTTTGCGGCGCAGAATTCAAGCGGGAGAATGGGGCCAGGGAAACCAGTTGGCCACCGAGCAAGCATTGTGCCGGGAGTTCGGAGTAAGCCGTACCACCGTGCGGCACGCCTTGAGCCAGCTCAAACAGGAGGGCTTGCTGAGTAGCCAGCGTGGCGTGGGCACGCGTCGCGTCGGCGAACCCGCGCGTAGCAAATACGTCAGCAACTTATCCGACCCTCTGCACGCCACACTGGCCAGCGATCCGCGTGTCGTTTCATCCGAGATGGTATCAGCGCGTGGGCCAATCGCCGATTTTCTGGGCTTGAACGAGGGCGAGCTCCTTTTCAAATTGATCCGTGTGCATTATCTGGACAACGAGCCGCTGTCCGTCGTGGAAAGCTATCTGCCCGCTCTGATGCAAGGGGCAATCGATCAATATCCCCATCGCAGCTTGCACGACATCATGTGGAACGACTTCGATTTGAAGGTCGCCAAAAGCGTGCACACGATAAGCGTTTCCCGCGCAGAAACCCATGTCGCGAACCTGTTGCGCATCGGCTTGGGCGATCCGGTCATGCATGTGCAGGCGTCCACGTATCTGCAGGACGGGCGCCCCATCCGTTGGACGGACAACTTCTTCCGCGAAGATCGTTACCAGTACACCGCGGAATTTTTCTGGGAACCGCCGCAGTCCCCCGCGGCGCCGTCCGGAAGCCAACAGGAGAGGTCATGA
- a CDS encoding xanthine dehydrogenase family protein molybdopterin-binding subunit, whose translation MTAPLPLSLQANTRLATWLRLDPGGYVDVRSGKVEIGQGILTALAQIAAEELDVAFHRIRMVPADTANSPDEAVTSGSLSIQHSGSALRHACAQARALLLDKAAQRHGVAADTLTVIDGAIHHDGHILTTYWELADDALLDRDASPDAEPKQRDAYRIVGTAQRRGDIDDKVYGQFRFIHDLTLPAMAHGRMVRPPSPDAELLEWDGDAVAAWDGIVAVARDGSLAGVVAETEALAERAATALAKSARWRERASLPDVDALPAWLKTLRTVDMRLGNAGPAPDTPLPGGTAHGAQTDAVANGTGRTTFRAAYSKPFIKHGSIGPSCALALAGDGTLEVWSHTQGIFNLRKDLSLAFGLPETAIVVRHAQGAGCYGHNGADDVAYDAAWLARRCPGRPVRLQWSRADELNWSPHGPAMAIELQADVDDDGRVVAWRHELWSPGHGLRPGRSATPTLLGSWYLERPFERLHAVDAPRATGGGADRNADPIYEFQSTDVLCHRVLDVPLRTSSLRSLGAYGNVFAIESFMDELALAAHADPVAYRLAHLADPRGIAVLRQAAAMAGWESRVAPRADGQGRGIGFARYKNTGAYCAVVADVEVQERVRVRRLWIAVDVGLVINPDGVRQQIEGGALQAVSWTLMEAARFDRTRLLGENWQDYPMLRFSQVPEVQIDIVQHPGDDPVGAGEGSLGPTAAAIGNAVFDALGVRVRDLPLTFERIAAAMED comes from the coding sequence ATGACCGCTCCCCTGCCCTTGAGCCTGCAAGCCAACACACGGCTCGCAACATGGCTGCGGCTGGATCCCGGCGGCTACGTCGACGTGCGTTCCGGCAAGGTCGAAATCGGCCAGGGCATATTGACGGCCCTTGCGCAGATCGCCGCCGAGGAACTGGACGTCGCGTTCCACCGCATCCGCATGGTGCCCGCGGACACGGCGAACAGTCCGGACGAGGCCGTGACCTCGGGCAGCCTGTCCATCCAGCATTCCGGGTCCGCGCTGCGGCACGCCTGCGCCCAGGCGCGCGCGCTGCTGTTGGACAAGGCGGCGCAACGGCATGGCGTGGCGGCGGATACCCTGACCGTGATCGACGGCGCCATCCATCATGACGGGCACATCCTGACGACTTATTGGGAGCTTGCCGACGATGCGCTGCTGGACCGCGACGCGAGCCCGGATGCCGAACCGAAGCAACGCGACGCCTATCGGATCGTCGGCACGGCACAGCGGCGCGGCGATATCGACGACAAGGTCTATGGGCAGTTCCGTTTCATCCACGACCTGACGCTGCCCGCCATGGCGCATGGCCGCATGGTGCGCCCCCCCTCCCCCGACGCCGAGTTGCTGGAGTGGGACGGGGACGCCGTGGCCGCCTGGGACGGCATCGTGGCCGTGGCCCGCGACGGTTCGCTGGCGGGCGTCGTGGCCGAGACCGAGGCGCTGGCCGAACGCGCCGCCACGGCGTTGGCCAAATCCGCCCGCTGGCGCGAACGGGCCTCGCTGCCCGATGTCGACGCGCTGCCGGCCTGGCTGAAAACGCTGCGCACGGTGGATATGCGGCTGGGTAATGCCGGCCCGGCCCCGGACACCCCGCTGCCCGGCGGCACGGCGCATGGCGCGCAGACCGATGCCGTGGCCAACGGCACTGGCCGCACGACATTCCGGGCGGCCTACAGCAAACCCTTCATCAAGCATGGCTCGATAGGCCCTTCCTGCGCGCTGGCGCTGGCGGGCGACGGCACGCTGGAGGTCTGGAGCCATACGCAGGGCATTTTCAATCTGCGCAAGGACCTGAGCCTGGCATTCGGCCTGCCCGAAACCGCCATCGTCGTGCGCCACGCGCAGGGCGCGGGCTGCTATGGGCACAACGGCGCCGATGACGTCGCCTATGACGCGGCATGGTTGGCTCGCCGGTGCCCCGGCCGGCCGGTGCGCCTGCAGTGGTCGCGCGCCGATGAATTGAACTGGTCGCCGCATGGCCCCGCGATGGCGATCGAGCTGCAGGCCGACGTGGACGACGACGGCCGCGTCGTGGCGTGGCGACACGAACTCTGGAGCCCGGGCCATGGCCTGCGCCCCGGCCGTTCGGCCACGCCGACGCTGCTGGGCTCGTGGTACCTGGAACGCCCGTTCGAGCGGCTGCATGCGGTGGACGCCCCGCGCGCCACTGGTGGCGGCGCGGATCGCAACGCGGACCCGATCTATGAATTCCAGAGCACGGACGTGCTGTGCCATCGCGTCCTGGACGTTCCCCTGCGCACATCGTCGCTGCGGTCGCTGGGTGCCTATGGCAACGTCTTCGCCATCGAGTCGTTCATGGACGAACTGGCGCTCGCGGCCCACGCCGATCCCGTGGCCTACCGGCTGGCGCACCTGGCCGACCCGCGCGGCATCGCCGTCCTGCGGCAAGCTGCCGCCATGGCAGGCTGGGAAAGCCGCGTCGCGCCGCGCGCCGATGGACAAGGCCGGGGCATCGGTTTCGCGCGGTACAAGAACACCGGCGCCTATTGCGCCGTGGTCGCCGATGTCGAAGTGCAGGAGCGCGTACGCGTGCGCCGCCTGTGGATCGCGGTGGACGTGGGCCTGGTCATCAACCCGGACGGCGTGCGGCAGCAAATCGAAGGCGGCGCGCTGCAGGCCGTGAGCTGGACCTTGATGGAAGCGGCGCGCTTCGACCGCACGCGGCTGCTGGGCGAAAACTGGCAGGACTATCCCATGCTGCGGTTTTCACAGGTACCGGAAGTGCAGATCGATATCGTGCAGCACCCAGGGGACGACCCGGTGGGCGCCGGCGAAGGCTCGCTCGGGCCCACGGCGGCGGCCATCGGCAATGCCGTCTTCGATGCCCTGGGCGTACGCGTGCGCGATCTGCCGCTGACCTTCGAACGCATCGCGGCCGCGATGGAAGACTAG
- a CDS encoding virulence factor, with protein sequence MKRWIVSGLGAAALLASGVALAHVDVGISIGVPPLIVGAPVYAAPAPVYMAPPAPVYVAPPPVVVAPRPVYVAPRPYYYPGPYYHGGPRYYRERWDNDHHGKGHHH encoded by the coding sequence ATCAAACGTTGGATAGTCTCTGGCCTTGGCGCCGCCGCCCTGCTGGCCTCGGGCGTTGCGCTGGCTCACGTGGATGTGGGTATCTCCATCGGAGTTCCCCCGCTGATCGTGGGGGCCCCTGTCTATGCCGCGCCAGCCCCCGTCTATATGGCGCCGCCCGCCCCGGTCTACGTGGCGCCGCCCCCCGTAGTGGTGGCCCCCCGCCCGGTGTACGTGGCGCCCCGGCCCTACTATTACCCCGGGCCCTACTACCATGGCGGCCCGCGCTACTACCGCGAGCGCTGGGACAACGACCATCACGGCAAGGGCCATCACCACTGA
- a CDS encoding (2Fe-2S)-binding protein yields MADHSPHDGTSIAFTLNGRATALRVDGERRLLDVLRNDLDLKSSHYGCGSGECGACFVLLDDHAVPACDTPMWAVAGKRVVTSEGLGTPRDPHPLQAAFIAEQAAQCGYCTSGMLIAAAALLHRCPRPSDAQIREGMERNLCRCGTQLRVIKAIQRAAAIPAGAGTGAPATHDTRTTAENGAPGHEGAQP; encoded by the coding sequence ATGGCGGACCATAGCCCGCACGACGGCACCAGCATCGCTTTTACGCTGAACGGCCGCGCCACGGCGCTGCGCGTGGACGGCGAACGCCGGCTGCTGGACGTGCTGCGCAACGATCTGGACTTGAAAAGCAGCCACTACGGCTGCGGTTCGGGTGAATGCGGCGCCTGCTTCGTCCTGCTGGACGACCACGCGGTGCCCGCGTGCGACACCCCGATGTGGGCGGTCGCGGGCAAGCGCGTGGTGACCTCCGAAGGGTTGGGCACGCCGCGCGACCCGCACCCATTGCAAGCCGCCTTCATCGCGGAGCAGGCCGCACAATGCGGGTATTGCACCTCGGGCATGCTGATCGCCGCCGCCGCGCTGCTGCATCGCTGCCCGCGTCCCTCCGATGCGCAGATCCGCGAAGGCATGGAGCGCAATCTGTGCCGCTGCGGCACGCAGCTGCGCGTCATCAAGGCGATACAGCGCGCCGCCGCGATTCCTGCGGGTGCCGGCACCGGCGCCCCGGCAACGCATGACACGCGCACGACCGCGGAAAACGGCGCGCCGGGACACGAGGGCGCGCAGCCATGA
- a CDS encoding FadR/GntR family transcriptional regulator: MDTKTKMQALDVDASLRSPGAKALARYLHEEILGGRLRAGVKLPPERELSARFGASRGSVRRVLSDLRERGLITQSVGSGTFVSEHAETVVQDPAMPGFDRNVSPAELMEARRLIEPLLPGMIARNATAADFAAMANCLEQSEAASTIDAFEYWDGALHKAFAVATHNAFFMQILGLMNQVREQGEWGRLKRNSLTPARRAQYERQHRAMVDALRDRDAAQAAALMTEHLDQIQRNLFGE, from the coding sequence ATGGACACAAAGACCAAGATGCAGGCCCTCGATGTCGACGCGTCGCTGCGTTCGCCCGGGGCCAAGGCGTTAGCGCGCTATCTTCATGAAGAAATCCTGGGGGGGCGGTTGCGGGCCGGCGTCAAGCTGCCGCCCGAACGCGAACTCAGCGCGCGCTTCGGGGCTTCGCGCGGCTCGGTGCGCCGAGTGCTGTCGGACCTGCGCGAACGTGGCTTGATTACCCAGTCCGTGGGCAGCGGGACCTTCGTGTCGGAGCACGCGGAGACCGTCGTGCAGGATCCCGCCATGCCTGGCTTCGACCGGAATGTCAGTCCCGCCGAATTGATGGAGGCGCGTCGCCTGATCGAGCCGCTGCTGCCTGGCATGATCGCGCGCAATGCGACCGCGGCGGATTTCGCGGCGATGGCGAACTGCCTGGAGCAGTCCGAGGCGGCATCCACCATCGACGCCTTTGAATACTGGGACGGCGCCTTGCACAAGGCTTTTGCCGTGGCAACGCATAACGCGTTTTTCATGCAGATCCTGGGCTTGATGAACCAGGTCCGCGAACAGGGCGAATGGGGCCGCCTCAAGCGCAATTCCCTGACACCGGCGCGGCGTGCACAGTACGAGCGGCAGCATCGCGCCATGGTGGATGCGCTGCGCGACCGCGATGCCGCCCAGGCCGCCGCGCTGATGACCGAGCACCTGGACCAGATACAGCGCAATTTGTTCGGCGAGTAG
- a CDS encoding Bug family tripartite tricarboxylate transporter substrate binding protein: MKTILRGLAATGFAACAALGVNAPAAAAPYPNHPVTIIVPFGAGGSADVYARVLAQHLGQETGQSFVVEDRPGAGAVIGTQYVAKAAPDGYTLLMMSNTQTVNETLLSSKPYELMRDFTAVAPVNEAPLVLVVRDGLPIHSVQELIKAAKAKPGQLNYASSGTGTPYHMAGELFKSLADVNIVHIPYKSSGGARTDVLGGQVDMMFDAVSTMTDLIQTKKVRALATTGTARSGVLPDVPTMAEAGVPGYTATIWLGLLAPKNTPKEVVDFLNEKIGKIVSDPQITSVWAKSGVTPMKMTPAQFTDFLKADIDKWGKIVKSANIKVD; the protein is encoded by the coding sequence ATGAAAACCATCCTGCGCGGCCTCGCGGCCACCGGATTTGCCGCGTGCGCGGCGCTCGGCGTCAACGCGCCGGCCGCGGCGGCGCCCTACCCCAACCATCCGGTAACCATCATCGTGCCCTTCGGCGCGGGCGGATCGGCGGACGTCTATGCCCGGGTGCTGGCCCAGCATCTGGGACAGGAGACCGGCCAGTCCTTCGTGGTGGAGGACCGCCCCGGCGCGGGCGCCGTGATCGGAACACAGTACGTGGCCAAGGCGGCGCCCGACGGCTATACGCTGCTGATGATGTCCAACACGCAGACCGTCAATGAAACCTTGCTGAGCAGCAAGCCCTATGAGTTGATGCGCGACTTCACGGCCGTGGCGCCCGTCAACGAGGCGCCGCTGGTGCTGGTGGTGCGCGACGGCCTGCCCATACACAGCGTGCAGGAATTGATCAAGGCCGCGAAGGCCAAGCCGGGACAGCTCAACTATGCGTCCTCCGGCACCGGCACGCCCTACCACATGGCCGGAGAACTCTTCAAGAGCCTGGCCGACGTGAACATCGTCCACATCCCGTACAAAAGCAGCGGCGGTGCACGCACGGACGTGCTGGGCGGTCAGGTCGACATGATGTTCGACGCGGTCAGCACCATGACCGACCTGATCCAGACCAAAAAAGTGCGTGCGCTCGCCACCACGGGCACGGCGCGCTCCGGCGTGCTGCCCGACGTACCGACCATGGCCGAAGCCGGCGTGCCGGGCTACACGGCCACGATCTGGCTGGGCCTGCTGGCGCCGAAGAACACGCCCAAGGAGGTGGTCGACTTCCTGAACGAAAAGATCGGCAAGATCGTCAGCGACCCACAGATCACATCGGTGTGGGCCAAGAGCGGCGTGACGCCCATGAAGATGACGCCGGCGCAGTTCACCGACTTCCTGAAGGCCGATATCGACAAGTGGGGCAAGATCGTCAAGTCGGCGAACATCAAGGTGGATTGA
- a CDS encoding TetR/AcrR family transcriptional regulator has protein sequence MPRTVAERQDVIPILAEIFRRYGYEGTSLSRITEGTGLGKGSLYHFFPGGKEEMAAAVLAHIDDWFQGNVYAPLRQAPSPQAGIAAMFDEVSRYFLSGRKVCLVGVFALGHERDRFAQAISSYFRDWAGTLAATLQSGGVPAAPARDLAEDIVGGIQGGLVLARAWSDPQVYGRTIRGLRERALAAMAAHGGERDPATP, from the coding sequence ATGCCAAGAACCGTCGCGGAGCGCCAGGACGTCATTCCCATCCTGGCCGAGATCTTCCGCCGTTATGGATACGAAGGGACGAGCCTGAGCCGCATCACCGAAGGCACCGGCCTGGGCAAGGGTAGCCTCTATCACTTCTTCCCCGGCGGTAAGGAAGAAATGGCGGCGGCCGTGCTAGCCCATATCGACGACTGGTTCCAGGGCAATGTCTATGCACCCCTGCGGCAGGCGCCGTCACCGCAAGCGGGAATCGCGGCGATGTTCGACGAAGTTTCCCGTTATTTTCTTTCCGGGCGCAAGGTCTGCCTGGTCGGGGTGTTCGCGCTGGGGCACGAAAGGGACCGGTTCGCACAGGCGATTTCCTCCTATTTCCGCGATTGGGCGGGCACCCTGGCTGCCACGCTGCAAAGCGGCGGCGTGCCGGCCGCGCCGGCGCGCGATCTCGCCGAGGACATCGTCGGAGGCATCCAGGGCGGACTGGTCCTGGCGCGCGCCTGGAGCGACCCGCAGGTGTATGGCCGGACGATCCGGGGCTTGCGCGAACGCGCCCTGGCGGCGATGGCAGCCCATGGCGGCGAGCGGGACCCGGCCACGCCGTGA
- a CDS encoding tripartite tricarboxylate transporter substrate binding protein yields the protein MKVGHLIVGLCLAVCAAAANAYPDRPIRVVVGFPAGGGVDVVLRAVTPGLAEELGQPVFVDNRPGAGGNLGMDVVAKAAPDGYTLLMAAPGLATNASLYENLPFDPAKDFTAVGMVSSVANVLVVNPSLPIHSVAELIAYAKSHPGELNYASSGIGTSLHLAAALFEHDAGVKMTHVPYRGGPAAINDLIGGQVQLMFSVLPLAVPQIKAGKLRALAVTGQTRSASLPDVPTMMEAGLKGYTATTWNGLVAPAGTPAPIINRLNAALRKVLDRADVQKTFAGMEQDVVEDTPQEFDAMIKAETQKWEQVIKAAGIKAE from the coding sequence ATGAAAGTGGGTCATCTTATCGTCGGACTATGCCTGGCGGTATGCGCTGCGGCGGCCAACGCCTATCCCGATCGGCCGATCAGGGTAGTGGTGGGCTTTCCGGCAGGTGGGGGAGTGGACGTGGTGCTGCGCGCGGTAACCCCCGGATTGGCCGAGGAATTGGGCCAGCCGGTGTTCGTCGACAACCGCCCCGGGGCGGGCGGCAACCTGGGCATGGACGTGGTGGCCAAGGCGGCGCCGGACGGCTACACGCTCCTGATGGCCGCGCCGGGGCTGGCCACCAATGCCAGCCTCTATGAAAACCTGCCCTTCGATCCCGCCAAGGACTTCACCGCCGTCGGCATGGTCAGCAGCGTGGCCAACGTATTGGTCGTGAACCCGTCGCTGCCGATTCATTCCGTTGCCGAGTTGATTGCCTACGCGAAAAGCCATCCGGGGGAATTGAACTACGCATCGTCCGGCATTGGCACGTCGCTGCACCTGGCAGCCGCGCTGTTCGAGCACGACGCCGGCGTGAAAATGACCCATGTCCCCTATCGCGGCGGGCCGGCCGCCATCAACGACCTGATCGGCGGCCAGGTGCAGCTGATGTTCAGCGTACTGCCCCTGGCGGTGCCCCAGATCAAGGCCGGCAAACTGCGTGCCCTGGCGGTGACGGGCCAGACGCGGTCGGCGTCGCTGCCCGACGTGCCCACCATGATGGAAGCGGGGTTGAAGGGCTATACCGCGACAACGTGGAACGGCCTGGTGGCGCCCGCCGGTACGCCCGCACCCATTATCAACCGGCTCAATGCCGCGCTGCGCAAGGTGCTGGACCGCGCCGATGTGCAAAAGACCTTCGCAGGCATGGAGCAGGACGTCGTCGAGGATACGCCGCAAGAGTTCGACGCCATGATCAAGGCCGAAACCCAGAAGTGGGAGCAGGTTATCAAGGCAGCCGGCATCAAGGCGGAATGA
- a CDS encoding fumarylacetoacetate hydrolase family protein: MKFAQLSYQGQRTIAVVDTEKGQFWPVSELAPGFSGDMVQLVQQYESLKARLKPEGAGKPLGEAKVLAPIDQPRRNIFCVGKNYHEHAAEFSKSGFDSSAKEGEHAPEAPVVFTKPASTVIGPGDKIPPHTEVAKQLDYEVELAIVIGKPGRGIKKADAFKHIFGYTIVNDFTARDLQKLHRQWFMGKALDGFCPMGPYVVTNDALDATKLDVKCWVNGELRQNSNTSLLIFDIPTLIETISAGIELQPGDVIATGTPAGVGIGFNPPKFVKSGDVMRMEIQGIGVLENAVA, translated from the coding sequence ATGAAATTTGCCCAGCTTTCCTACCAGGGCCAGCGCACGATTGCCGTTGTCGACACCGAAAAAGGCCAGTTTTGGCCGGTCTCCGAACTGGCGCCTGGGTTCTCCGGCGACATGGTCCAATTGGTACAACAGTACGAATCGCTGAAAGCCCGGTTGAAGCCGGAGGGTGCGGGCAAGCCGCTGGGCGAAGCCAAGGTCCTGGCGCCCATCGACCAGCCCCGCCGCAATATTTTCTGCGTCGGCAAGAACTACCACGAACACGCCGCTGAATTCAGCAAGTCGGGCTTCGACAGCAGCGCCAAGGAAGGCGAACACGCGCCCGAAGCGCCCGTGGTCTTCACCAAGCCCGCCAGCACGGTCATCGGCCCCGGCGACAAGATCCCACCGCACACGGAAGTCGCCAAGCAGCTCGATTACGAGGTGGAGCTGGCGATCGTCATCGGCAAGCCCGGACGGGGCATCAAAAAGGCCGACGCCTTCAAGCACATCTTCGGCTACACCATCGTCAACGACTTCACGGCGCGCGACCTGCAGAAACTGCATCGGCAATGGTTCATGGGCAAGGCGCTGGACGGTTTCTGCCCGATGGGCCCGTACGTGGTGACCAATGACGCGCTGGACGCGACGAAGCTGGACGTCAAGTGCTGGGTGAACGGCGAGCTGCGGCAGAACTCCAACACGTCCCTGCTGATTTTCGATATCCCCACCCTGATCGAGACGATTTCGGCGGGCATCGAACTGCAGCCCGGCGACGTGATTGCCACCGGCACCCCCGCCGGCGTCGGTATCGGGTTCAACCCGCCGAAGTTCGTCAAGTCGGGTGACGTGATGCGCATGGAAATCCAGGGCATCGGTGTACTGGAGAACGCGGTCGCCTGA